The following are encoded together in the Hyalangium minutum genome:
- a CDS encoding GH1 family beta-glucosidase — protein MTKTIEFPRNFLWGCATSAYQIEGSPLADGAGPSIWQRFMHTPGLVPSGDTGDVACDHYRRYVSDVALMRELGMQAYRFSVSWSRILPNGKGAVNQAGLDFYDRLVDELLKSGIEPLVTLFHWDLPAALDDLGGWLNPDIASWFADYGDTLFRRLDDRVKKWVTLNEPWVVSDGGYLHGALAPGHKNLFEAPIASRNLMRAHGAAVQAYRATGKHQMGLVVNLEPKYPASDSAADQAATARADAYMNRQYLDPAMLGTCPDEELTEVFGEAWQPWSAEALKLTRQPLDFLGINYYTRSVTRFDERSWPQRAAPVRQKQATYTETSWEVFAQGLLDTLVWVKKRYGDIPLYITENGAAFFDPPVAEGGRVRDPLRVDYLRKHLTAVHTAIQQGIDVRGYMVWSLLDNLEWSLGFSKRFGIVHVDFESQKRTPKDSARFYSRVIATHGAAVSEPPDER, from the coding sequence ATGACAAAGACCATCGAGTTTCCGCGGAACTTCCTCTGGGGTTGCGCCACCTCGGCCTATCAGATCGAGGGCTCGCCGCTCGCCGACGGAGCCGGCCCTAGCATCTGGCAACGCTTCATGCACACGCCCGGCCTGGTGCCCAGCGGCGATACCGGCGATGTGGCCTGCGATCACTACCGGCGCTACGTGAGCGATGTGGCGCTCATGCGCGAACTGGGCATGCAGGCCTATCGCTTCAGCGTCTCCTGGAGCCGCATCCTGCCCAACGGCAAGGGCGCCGTGAACCAGGCCGGCCTCGACTTCTACGACCGGCTCGTCGACGAGCTGCTGAAGAGCGGCATCGAGCCGCTCGTGACGCTGTTTCACTGGGACCTGCCAGCCGCGCTCGACGATCTGGGCGGCTGGCTCAATCCAGATATCGCGAGCTGGTTCGCCGACTACGGGGACACGCTGTTCCGCCGGCTCGACGACCGGGTGAAGAAGTGGGTGACGCTGAACGAGCCGTGGGTGGTGTCCGACGGCGGCTATCTGCACGGCGCACTGGCCCCCGGTCACAAGAATCTGTTCGAGGCGCCGATCGCCTCGCGAAACCTCATGCGGGCGCACGGCGCTGCGGTCCAGGCCTATCGCGCCACGGGCAAGCACCAGATGGGCCTGGTGGTGAACCTCGAGCCCAAGTATCCCGCCTCTGACAGCGCGGCGGACCAGGCGGCGACCGCGCGCGCGGACGCGTACATGAACCGGCAGTACCTGGATCCCGCAATGCTCGGAACGTGTCCGGATGAGGAGCTGACCGAGGTCTTCGGCGAGGCCTGGCAGCCCTGGTCGGCAGAGGCGCTGAAGCTGACGCGGCAGCCGCTCGATTTTCTTGGCATCAACTACTACACGCGGAGTGTGACGCGCTTTGACGAGCGCTCCTGGCCGCAACGGGCCGCGCCGGTACGGCAGAAGCAGGCCACGTACACCGAGACCTCATGGGAGGTATTTGCGCAGGGGCTCCTCGACACGCTCGTTTGGGTGAAGAAGCGCTACGGAGATATCCCGCTCTACATCACCGAGAACGGTGCTGCCTTCTTCGATCCTCCGGTGGCTGAGGGCGGCCGTGTCCGAGATCCGCTGCGAGTCGACTACCTGCGCAAGCACCTCACCGCCGTCCACACGGCCATCCAGCAGGGCATCGATGTCCGCGGCTACATGGTCTGGTCCCTGCTCGACAACCTCGAGTGGTCGCTCGGCTTCTCCAAGCGGTTCGGCATCGTCCACGTCGACTTCGAGAGCCAGAAGCGAACCCCCAAAGACAGCGCGCGCTTCTACTCGCGCGTGATCGCCACTCACGGTGCTGCCGTGAGCGAGCCGCCAGACGAGAGGTAA
- a CDS encoding carbohydrate ABC transporter permease: MLPALLMIAVFFFLPVLAALGLSLTDFDIYALVRLDNLRFVGGGNYLRLLQTPLFWKALGNTLFFVIAGVPLSITVSLASALLLHSAVARGKAIFRTALFAPVVTTLVAVAVIWNYLLHTRYGLINSLLGLAGIHPVDWLGDPNWAMPAIILFAVWKNFGFNMVIFLAALQSIPEELYEASRIEGATGPQQLRFVTLPALAPTLVLVSTLTMAGYFQLFAEPYVLTQGGPLQSTTSVLYFMYEEGFKWWNLGSASAVAFLLFLLVLAVTMAQSFVFRRWSEP, encoded by the coding sequence GTGCTGCCCGCCCTGCTCATGATCGCCGTCTTCTTCTTTCTGCCCGTCCTGGCCGCGCTGGGCCTCAGCCTGACGGACTTCGACATCTACGCCCTGGTCCGGCTCGACAACCTTCGTTTCGTCGGGGGCGGCAACTATCTGCGCTTGCTCCAGACTCCCTTGTTCTGGAAGGCGCTCGGAAACACGCTCTTCTTCGTCATCGCCGGAGTTCCACTCTCGATCACGGTCTCGCTCGCCTCCGCGCTGCTCCTCCACTCGGCGGTGGCGCGCGGCAAGGCGATCTTCCGCACCGCACTCTTCGCGCCGGTGGTGACCACCCTGGTCGCGGTCGCGGTGATCTGGAACTACCTGCTCCACACCCGCTATGGCCTGATCAACTCCCTCCTCGGACTGGCCGGCATCCATCCGGTTGACTGGCTCGGAGATCCCAACTGGGCGATGCCGGCGATCATCCTGTTCGCGGTGTGGAAGAACTTTGGCTTCAACATGGTGATCTTCCTGGCCGCGTTGCAGAGCATTCCGGAGGAGCTGTACGAGGCCTCGCGCATCGAAGGCGCCACCGGCCCCCAGCAGCTGCGCTTCGTCACCCTGCCTGCGCTCGCGCCTACGCTGGTCCTGGTCAGCACTCTGACCATGGCCGGCTACTTCCAGCTCTTCGCGGAGCCATACGTCCTGACCCAGGGCGGCCCACTTCAAAGCACGACCAGCGTCCTCTATTTCATGTACGAGGAGGGCTTCAAGTGGTGGAACCTCGGCTCCGCCTCGGCGGTTGCCTTCCTTCTCTTTCTGCTGGTCCTCGCGGTGACAATGGCGCAGTCCTTCGTCTTTCGCCGTTGGAGTGAGCCATGA
- a CDS encoding glucoamylase family protein — MRARPGSQQLLSVMMAASLLASGPVGCADSLSSLRPPSSAPPSSSEEVLEDLEQRTFRYFWETANLENGLVPDRYPSPSFSSIAAVGFGLTAYGIGVERGYVSREAARERVLATLRFFRTAPQGPEASGTSGHQGFFYHFLDMKSGHRFETTELSTVDTALLLGGVLFVQSYFDGADPQEVEIRRLADEIYRRVDWRWAQARPPAISHGWSPEAGFIPYDWIGYNEAMLLVILALGSPTFPVEPAAWQTWTSGYKEQWGTFFGQEHLSFPPLFGHQYSHVWVDFRGIQDSSMRARGIDYFENSRRATYAQRAYAMANPKGWKGYGQDIWGLTACDGPADMELEYRGERRRFHSYSARGPGLNDDGTLAPTAAAASIPFAPEIAIPAVMELRRRYGEHIYSTYGFRDSFNPSFEYDVPLKDGRRVPGLGWVAGDYLGIDQGPIIAMIENHRSQLVWRVMRKNPYIRAGLERAGFQGGWLEEKP, encoded by the coding sequence TTGAGAGCACGCCCAGGGAGCCAACAGCTTCTCTCCGTCATGATGGCTGCGTCACTCCTCGCGAGTGGGCCCGTGGGCTGCGCCGACAGCCTCTCGAGCCTGCGTCCACCTTCGAGCGCCCCGCCAAGCTCATCGGAAGAGGTGCTGGAAGACCTGGAGCAGCGGACCTTCCGCTACTTCTGGGAGACGGCCAACCTGGAGAACGGCCTGGTCCCGGATCGGTATCCGAGCCCATCGTTCAGCAGCATCGCCGCCGTCGGTTTTGGCCTGACGGCGTACGGCATTGGCGTCGAGCGGGGCTATGTGAGCCGCGAAGCCGCCCGCGAGCGGGTGCTGGCCACGCTGCGCTTCTTCCGCACCGCTCCGCAGGGCCCTGAGGCCAGCGGCACGAGCGGACACCAGGGGTTCTTCTACCACTTCCTGGACATGAAGTCGGGGCACCGCTTCGAGACAACCGAGCTCTCCACCGTCGACACTGCCCTGCTTCTCGGGGGGGTGTTGTTCGTGCAGTCGTACTTCGATGGTGCCGATCCTCAGGAAGTGGAGATCCGGAGACTGGCCGACGAGATCTATCGCCGGGTCGACTGGCGCTGGGCGCAGGCGAGGCCGCCTGCCATCTCACACGGCTGGTCGCCGGAGGCCGGCTTCATCCCTTATGACTGGATTGGCTACAACGAGGCGATGTTGCTGGTGATTCTCGCGCTGGGCTCGCCGACGTTTCCCGTCGAGCCTGCGGCCTGGCAGACATGGACCTCTGGCTACAAAGAGCAGTGGGGCACCTTCTTCGGCCAGGAGCATCTGAGCTTTCCTCCGCTCTTCGGCCACCAGTACAGCCATGTGTGGGTGGACTTTCGTGGCATCCAGGACAGCTCCATGCGTGCCCGAGGGATCGACTACTTCGAGAACAGCCGCCGAGCCACGTATGCGCAGCGCGCGTATGCGATGGCCAATCCCAAGGGCTGGAAGGGGTACGGCCAGGACATCTGGGGATTGACCGCCTGCGACGGGCCGGCCGACATGGAGCTCGAGTACCGGGGGGAGCGCCGGAGGTTTCACAGCTATTCTGCTCGCGGCCCGGGTCTCAATGACGACGGCACGCTGGCGCCCACCGCGGCCGCCGCGTCCATCCCGTTCGCGCCAGAGATCGCGATCCCGGCGGTCATGGAGCTGCGCCGCCGCTACGGCGAGCACATCTATTCCACCTACGGCTTTCGGGACTCCTTCAATCCCAGCTTCGAGTACGACGTTCCGCTCAAGGATGGCCGCCGGGTGCCGGGCCTCGGCTGGGTGGCTGGCGACTATCTCGGCATCGACCAGGGGCCCATCATCGCCATGATCGAAAACCACCGGAGCCAGCTCGTGTGGCGGGTGATGCGCAAGAACCCCTATATCCGCGCGGGCCTCGAGCGTGCGGGGTTCCAGGGCGGCTGGCTCGAGGAGAAGCCGTGA
- a CDS encoding sugar ABC transporter substrate-binding protein: MTVTGARSTWPRARRLAVAALVCCLAACTESASGELVLQFWAMGREGEVVAELTRDFEASHPGIRVKVQQLPWQGAHEKLLTAFVGDATPDLAQMGNTWIPEFAALGALSALDSATAASPLVEKEDYFPGIWDTNVVDGRLFGVPWYVDTRLLFYRRDLLAQAGFAHPPKSWDEWREMLVAIKRLPGAEHYSILLPLNEFEPLLLLGLQQEEPLLREGGRWGNFRSQGFRRALGFYLEMFEKELAPRATNTQIANVWNEFARGHFAFYITGPWNIGEFKRRLPQELQGSWMTAPLPGPEGAGLSSAGGSSLVVFADSRRQEAAWKLIEYLSRPDVQRRFYALSGDLPPRRSSWEASALSGDLHAAAFREQLERVEPTPKVPEWERIATELRIVAEQAAHGGLSVDAAAAELDARADRILEKRRWILEREAGQ, translated from the coding sequence GTGACGGTGACTGGCGCGCGGTCAACGTGGCCGAGAGCCCGCCGGCTCGCCGTCGCCGCGCTCGTCTGCTGCCTGGCCGCCTGCACCGAGTCCGCGTCGGGCGAGCTCGTGCTTCAGTTCTGGGCGATGGGACGGGAAGGTGAGGTGGTGGCCGAGCTGACCCGCGACTTCGAGGCCAGCCATCCCGGGATCCGCGTCAAGGTGCAGCAGCTTCCCTGGCAAGGGGCGCACGAGAAGCTCTTGACCGCGTTCGTGGGCGACGCGACGCCCGACCTGGCGCAGATGGGGAACACCTGGATCCCGGAGTTCGCTGCGCTCGGAGCACTTTCCGCGCTGGATTCGGCAACCGCGGCGTCGCCCCTCGTCGAAAAGGAGGACTACTTCCCCGGCATCTGGGACACCAATGTCGTCGATGGCCGCCTCTTCGGCGTGCCCTGGTACGTCGACACGCGCCTGCTCTTCTATCGGCGCGACCTCCTGGCCCAGGCCGGCTTTGCTCACCCGCCCAAGAGCTGGGACGAATGGAGGGAGATGCTCGTCGCCATCAAGCGACTGCCTGGCGCGGAGCACTATTCGATCCTGTTGCCTCTCAACGAGTTCGAGCCCCTGCTGCTCCTGGGGCTACAGCAGGAAGAGCCACTCCTGCGCGAGGGAGGCCGCTGGGGCAACTTTCGCAGCCAGGGCTTTCGGCGCGCCCTCGGCTTCTACCTGGAGATGTTCGAGAAGGAGCTGGCGCCTCGCGCGACCAACACTCAGATCGCGAATGTGTGGAACGAGTTTGCCCGCGGACATTTCGCCTTCTACATCACCGGTCCCTGGAACATCGGCGAGTTCAAGCGCCGGCTGCCCCAGGAGCTCCAGGGGAGCTGGATGACGGCGCCGCTGCCCGGCCCCGAGGGCGCCGGCCTGTCGAGTGCCGGAGGCTCGAGCCTGGTGGTGTTCGCGGACTCACGGCGCCAGGAGGCGGCTTGGAAGCTCATCGAGTACCTGTCACGGCCCGACGTTCAGCGCCGCTTCTACGCGCTGTCGGGCGACCTGCCGCCCCGCCGGTCGAGCTGGGAAGCCTCGGCGCTCAGCGGCGACCTCCATGCTGCCGCGTTCCGTGAGCAGCTCGAGCGGGTCGAGCCCACGCCCAAGGTGCCGGAGTGGGAGCGCATCGCGACCGAGCTGAGAATCGTTGCCGAGCAGGCGGCGCACGGAGGCTTGAGCGTCGACGCCGCGGCCGCGGAGCTGGATGCGCGCGCCGATCGGATCCTGGAGAAGCGGCGCTGGATCCTGGAGCGGGAGGCGGGACAATGA
- a CDS encoding carbohydrate ABC transporter permease: MMPRSRALLVNVALFAAAALSLGPLLWMVSVSFMAPGEASSSPPPLFPHQATLENYRQLFAQTRMGRGFANSLFLATAATLLALLFNVSAGYAFAKLRFAGRERIFRILLGALIIPAQVAMIPLFLLLKSMGLVNTYLGVLLPSVANVFGIFLVRQYALSIPDELLEAARIDGAGELRLFWSIVLPALGPILVTLAIFTFLGSWNDFLWPLIVLTDDDRHTLPVALASLTREHVQDSELMMAGGVITVLPVLALFLVLQRYYIQGLLAGSVKG, encoded by the coding sequence ATGATGCCGCGGTCGCGGGCCCTCCTGGTGAATGTCGCATTGTTCGCGGCTGCGGCGCTCAGCCTGGGTCCCCTCTTGTGGATGGTGTCGGTGTCCTTCATGGCCCCGGGGGAAGCGAGCAGTTCTCCACCGCCGTTGTTCCCTCACCAGGCCACGCTCGAGAACTACCGCCAGCTCTTCGCCCAGACCCGCATGGGTCGCGGCTTCGCCAACAGCCTGTTCTTGGCCACAGCGGCCACCCTGCTGGCGCTCCTCTTCAACGTCAGCGCGGGCTATGCGTTCGCCAAGCTGCGCTTCGCCGGCCGCGAGCGCATCTTCCGGATCCTGCTGGGCGCCCTCATCATCCCGGCGCAGGTCGCCATGATTCCCCTGTTCCTGCTGCTCAAGAGCATGGGGCTCGTCAACACGTACCTGGGCGTGCTGCTCCCGTCGGTGGCGAACGTCTTCGGCATCTTCCTCGTGCGCCAGTACGCGCTCTCCATTCCAGACGAGCTGCTCGAGGCGGCTCGCATCGACGGGGCGGGCGAGCTCCGCCTCTTCTGGTCGATCGTGCTTCCGGCGCTGGGGCCGATCCTGGTGACCCTGGCGATCTTCACCTTCCTGGGTTCGTGGAATGACTTTCTCTGGCCGCTCATCGTGCTCACCGACGACGACCGCCACACACTGCCCGTCGCACTGGCTTCGCTGACGCGAGAGCACGTGCAGGACAGCGAGCTGATGATGGCCGGTGGCGTCATCACGGTGCTGCCAGTCCTGGCGCTGTTCCTGGTGCTGCAGCGCTATTACATCCAGGGCCTCCTGGCAGGGAGCGTCAAGGGATGA